A section of the Carya illinoinensis cultivar Pawnee chromosome 12, C.illinoinensisPawnee_v1, whole genome shotgun sequence genome encodes:
- the LOC122288848 gene encoding uncharacterized protein LOC122288848, with product MREREREREREREREMHAIWVSIKETTNCRVKLTNVVSRAGTCGKRSDKDIMEREPVHCTATPIRKAIFCQTRTLLYGLNTGDPSRNIVELIFQRASTNPSKPSRKIKTVLKVKNSVEILDRFEEYREKVKKKAYERYKRNPRSTVDGNELLRFYGSTMVCCSGKSKRVSELCKNPTCEVCRIIESNFDTDRTRRYGVRLSTGSDDSSENMIATTRVKNIKRAVIVCRAIAGSIGNMWDGEYEGFDSVGSGLLSNLECLIVPNPNAILPCFVIVFD from the exons atgagagagagagagagagagagagagagagagagagagagagagatgcatgcTATCTGGGTTTCCATTAAGGAGACTACTAACTGTAGAGTAAAGCTGACGAATGTGGTTAGCCGGGCCGGAACATGTGGAAAGAGAAGTGACAAGGATATAATGGAACGTGAGCCTGTCCATTGCACGGCAACTCCGATTCGCAAGGCGATTTTCTGCCAGACGCGAACATTACTTTATG GGCTGAACACTGGAGACCCATCAAGAAACATCGTTGAGCTCATCTTTCAAAGAGCGTCCACGAACCCTTCTAAGCcatcaagaaagataaaaaCTGTCCTCAAGGTGAAGAATTCCGTAGAAATTCTCGACAGGTTTGAAGAATATAGAGAGAAGGTGAAGAAGAAAGCCTACGAGAGATATAAAAGGAATCCAAGAAGCACGGTGGACGGGAACGAGCTGTTACGATTCTATGGCTCTACTATGGTTTGCTGCAGTGGCAAGTCAAAGCGAGTATCTGAACTGTGTAAAAATCCCACTTGTGAAGTCTGCAGGATTATAGAATCTAACTTTGACACAGATCGCACCAGAAGATATGGTGTCCGTTTGAGCACTGGTAGTGACGACTCGAGTGAGAACATGATTGCCACTACAAGggtgaaaaatataaagagGGCTGTCATAGTTTGCAGGGCTATTGCTGGGAGCATAGGTAATATGTGGGATGGGGAATATGAAGGTTTTGATTCAGTGGGGAGTGGGCTGCTTTCTAACTTGGAGTGCTTGATAGTGCCAAATCCAAATGCCATACTTCCCTGTTTCGTTATAGTTTTTGACTGA
- the LOC122288849 gene encoding uncharacterized protein LOC122288849 codes for MEALVPSVSSSLLLPTLPNSNHTLFKIVPTKSHLLISRKRCTHLNGNRRISTTRIPAINDVSAAAASPAGVELTWQIVVGALAGVTPFVVPGIEFSKRIMAQRKCEVCGGSGLVLRDNKYYFRCPGCGGFLPWQSWKRFFSG; via the exons ATGGAAGCGTTGGTCCCTTCAGTTTCTTCATCGCTGCTTCTTCCCACACTTCCAAACTCAAACCACACTCTCTTTAAAATCGTACCCACAAAATCCCATCTTCTTATTTCCCGAAAGAGGTGCACCCATTTGAATGGAAATAGGAGAATATCAACAACCAGGATTCCGGCGATAAACGATGTTTCGGCGGCGGCGGCGAGTCCAGCCGGGGTGGAGCTCACCTGGCAAATAGTTGTCGGCGCATTAG CTGGAGTTACACCCTTTGTGGTGCCAGGGATAGAGTTCAGCAAAAGAATT ATGGCACAGAGAAAATGTGAGGTATGTGGAGGGTCAGGGCTTGTTCTCAGAGACAATAAGTACTATTTTCGATGCCCCGGATGTG GAGGATTTCTCCCATGGCAGTCGTGGAAACGATTCTTTTCTGGTTAG